Proteins found in one Methanospirillum hungatei JF-1 genomic segment:
- a CDS encoding RDD family protein produces the protein MSDINHNNQISDDKRFYAGFGRRIIAGIIDGIIITLIAGFAAYYLGLTEGWRMLIMMIRHEEVRTMDGILVTSALPGQVATFLLVTVIVIPWLYYAILESSKNQATLGKMAARAVVTDLHGNQITFARASLRHFSKFISIITCFAGIFAIAYTRHSQGFHDIIAACLVYYRPEKIE, from the coding sequence GTGTCAGATATTAATCACAATAATCAAATTTCAGATGATAAAAGGTTCTATGCTGGATTTGGGAGAAGGATCATTGCCGGGATTATTGATGGAATTATTATAACACTCATCGCTGGTTTTGCTGCATACTACCTGGGACTGACCGAAGGATGGAGAATGCTCATCATGATGATCCGACATGAGGAGGTCAGAACCATGGACGGGATTCTGGTCACATCCGCTCTTCCTGGTCAGGTAGCAACCTTCCTCCTGGTCACCGTCATTGTAATCCCCTGGCTCTATTATGCAATTCTTGAGTCCTCTAAAAATCAGGCCACGTTAGGAAAGATGGCAGCACGGGCGGTTGTTACTGACCTGCATGGAAACCAGATAACCTTTGCCCGGGCATCACTGCGACACTTTTCAAAATTTATATCAATAATCACCTGTTTCGCAGGAATTTTTGCAATCGCATATACCCGTCATTCACAGGGTTTTCATGATATTATTGCAGCTTGCCTGGTGTATTACCGACCGGAAAAAATTGAGTGA
- a CDS encoding LSM domain-containing protein gives MVSSIVLPIKKVYSLVDTLISVEMKEDEGRTFQGRLVAVDEYLNLHLEESIETSGKNKGRELGTLVIRGNNILSIAPVA, from the coding sequence ATGGTTAGCAGCATTGTCCTCCCAATCAAGAAAGTATATTCTCTTGTTGATACTTTGATTTCCGTAGAAATGAAAGAGGATGAAGGAAGGACATTTCAGGGCCGGCTTGTGGCAGTGGATGAGTACCTGAACCTGCATCTTGAAGAGAGTATTGAAACATCAGGGAAAAACAAGGGTCGCGAGCTTGGAACACTCGTTATTCGTGGTAACAATATTTTGTCAATTGCACCGGTTGCTTAA
- a CDS encoding PAS domain-containing protein, protein MVKILLVNDKSKDASSIQSSLSDNFQIELWEVRSIAEGEEKYQAITPDIILIPFTAGDDLSRVVNWQRQCMVHGYHPGFLFYIIQNNNAIFFDISQGSFSVALQEYEASRQIFASIRQVSGRAKVERSLREDYDHHNRIISTMPLSCLEVRGGTVTRVNPDFLQRSGYDEHEILGRPPDTWLMNGQTLRDELFRHQCFHISLEGIVRKKDGKEMPCRITVHSLNEDNPIDGIWFIEDHSDYAALHSALRETEYKCREQLYLAETLVIRLDPDGFITFINPSAVRCFGYEMDELTGRSIGVLFPPRAIQNVINPASLFLEVSDESSSALHIFEHCKKNGNHLWVAWTSRGLYDSDNTLTGIICVGTDMTEQVSSGEERISTRAWRDRILSFTDISPEAFDAVLQACIEIGREGREGKTIGTSFLIGDSEEVLKRSRQLILNPFSGHPPEMRNISVPDVREMLKEYALLDGAFVVSGNGLLEAAGRYITVDTSIISLPKGMGTRHSSVAALTYVTDAIGFVVSESGGKVSIMKKGKIVKVIA, encoded by the coding sequence ATGGTAAAAATCCTTCTTGTCAACGACAAAAGTAAGGACGCTTCCTCCATACAGTCTTCCCTGTCTGACAATTTTCAGATTGAATTGTGGGAGGTCAGATCTATTGCTGAAGGAGAGGAAAAATATCAGGCTATCACTCCTGATATAATTCTCATACCATTCACCGCAGGAGATGATCTGAGCCGTGTCGTCAACTGGCAGCGTCAGTGTATGGTGCACGGATATCATCCCGGTTTTCTCTTTTACATAATACAGAATAACAACGCCATCTTTTTTGATATATCACAGGGGAGTTTTTCAGTTGCTCTTCAGGAGTATGAGGCATCCCGTCAGATCTTTGCATCGATTCGGCAGGTATCTGGACGGGCAAAGGTGGAGCGTTCCCTTCGGGAAGACTATGATCATCATAACCGGATCATCAGTACGATGCCTCTCTCCTGTCTGGAAGTCCGGGGAGGAACCGTTACCCGGGTGAATCCGGATTTTCTTCAACGATCCGGGTATGATGAACATGAAATTCTTGGGCGTCCTCCTGATACATGGCTGATGAATGGACAGACTTTAAGAGATGAACTCTTTCGTCACCAGTGCTTTCATATATCTCTTGAAGGGATTGTCCGGAAAAAAGATGGAAAGGAGATGCCATGTCGGATTACGGTGCATTCTTTGAATGAGGATAACCCGATAGACGGAATCTGGTTCATTGAGGACCACAGTGATTATGCAGCTCTTCATTCTGCACTCAGAGAGACTGAGTATAAATGCAGGGAACAACTGTATCTTGCAGAAACTCTGGTCATCAGACTTGATCCGGATGGGTTTATCACCTTTATCAATCCTTCAGCGGTCAGGTGTTTTGGATATGAGATGGATGAGTTGACAGGAAGGAGTATAGGAGTTCTTTTTCCACCCAGGGCAATACAGAATGTGATAAATCCGGCATCTTTGTTTCTTGAAGTATCTGACGAATCCTCATCAGCCCTGCATATTTTTGAACATTGTAAAAAGAATGGAAATCATCTTTGGGTTGCCTGGACCAGCCGGGGATTGTATGACTCTGACAATACCCTGACCGGCATCATTTGTGTGGGCACTGATATGACCGAACAGGTATCCAGCGGGGAAGAGAGGATATCAACACGGGCCTGGCGTGATCGCATCCTTTCCTTTACGGATATCTCACCAGAGGCGTTTGATGCGGTACTTCAGGCATGTATCGAAATCGGGAGAGAAGGGCGGGAAGGAAAGACAATCGGAACCTCCTTCCTTATCGGCGATTCAGAAGAAGTACTGAAGCGATCCCGTCAGTTGATATTAAATCCGTTCTCCGGCCATCCTCCTGAAATGAGAAATATTTCTGTTCCTGATGTCAGAGAGATGTTGAAAGAATATGCGCTTTTGGACGGTGCATTTGTTGTGAGCGGAAATGGTCTTCTGGAGGCGGCAGGACGATATATCACCGTCGATACATCAATTATATCTCTTCCGAAAGGAATGGGGACCCGTCATTCATCCGTCGCTGCGCTCACGTATGTTACCGATGCAATCGGGTTTGTGGTGTCTGAAAGCGGCGGGAAGGTATCGATCATGAAAAAAGGGAAAATAGTGAAGGTTATCGCCTGA
- the glgP gene encoding alpha-glucan family phosphorylase: MIGIRWIDFDHIPDRLSGLIDLSYNLWSSWHPEAWLLFKNLNRQGWKESIHNPVRMLQELPPELLEAAASNIDYTNHYDAVIAKFQRYMLAKNQWFDEYYPEHQHHKIAYFSAEYGLQHSLPLYAGGLGFLAGDHLKECSDIGIPLVAVGFMYSDGYLHQRIRNDGWQEDVEEKLDRDNAPVKRVLGRDGNQLILQVPFIAPQIHFALWRVDIGRVILYLIDTEIEQNPPHLRNISSRLYSSINEMRLLQEIVLGIGGTHALKSLGVKYSAVHLNEGHAAFALVELYRQKIEEGLTSEEAFHHVYNTTLFTTHTPVPAGHDKFPHWMIDKYFNAYYSGMHMSREDFLKKGLHFEDPPDTFNMAAFCMRMAAHANGVSEKHGEVARRMWHFLWPEHKLDEVPIGSVTNGVHIPTWINPRLVTLINRYISPICPDWFEHHDKEYVWALIDRVPDAKLWELHYALKIKLINRILQFKRRDWMKYQADCANVVAGGALIDPNTLTIGFARRFSTYKRADLIFQDLDRLKKILNNPWKPVQIIFAGKAHPADDEGKRILQRIYQYAQQPEFGGRIAFVEDYGEQVAKYLVQGVDVWMNNPVPPLEASGTSGMKAAVNGVLNFSIADGWWIEGYNGKNGWIFGKSHTNNDRNWEDASEMYSLLENEIVPLYYDTDLDGIPHKWVAMMKESIKSNAPRFSSRRMVKEYMHKYYISILSCAECNAFVDDSTPEGISQ, translated from the coding sequence ATGATAGGCATTCGATGGATAGATTTTGATCATATTCCTGATCGTCTTTCAGGGCTGATCGATCTCTCATATAATCTCTGGTCCTCATGGCACCCTGAAGCATGGCTCCTGTTTAAAAATCTGAACCGTCAGGGATGGAAAGAATCCATACACAATCCGGTCAGAATGCTTCAGGAACTCCCACCTGAATTACTTGAAGCAGCGGCATCCAATATTGACTATACCAATCACTATGATGCGGTCATCGCGAAGTTTCAGCGATACATGCTGGCAAAAAACCAATGGTTTGATGAATATTACCCGGAACACCAGCATCATAAGATCGCATACTTTTCTGCAGAATACGGGCTTCAGCACTCACTCCCCCTATATGCCGGGGGCCTTGGATTCCTTGCCGGAGATCATCTGAAAGAATGTAGTGACATAGGGATACCACTTGTGGCCGTCGGATTCATGTACTCTGACGGATATCTGCACCAGCGAATCAGAAATGACGGCTGGCAGGAGGATGTCGAAGAAAAACTTGACCGTGATAATGCCCCGGTCAAGCGGGTTCTTGGCAGGGATGGTAACCAGTTAATTCTTCAGGTTCCTTTTATTGCACCCCAGATTCATTTTGCTCTCTGGAGAGTGGATATCGGTCGTGTTATCCTCTACCTGATTGATACGGAGATAGAGCAGAATCCACCGCATCTTCGCAATATCAGCAGCCGTCTGTACAGTAGTATCAATGAGATGAGACTACTTCAGGAGATCGTCCTTGGTATTGGGGGGACTCATGCCCTGAAATCACTTGGGGTAAAATATTCTGCAGTCCACCTGAATGAAGGTCATGCAGCCTTTGCTCTGGTTGAACTCTATCGTCAGAAGATAGAGGAAGGGCTTACTTCTGAAGAAGCATTCCATCATGTCTATAATACAACGCTCTTCACCACTCATACACCCGTCCCTGCAGGCCATGATAAATTCCCTCACTGGATGATTGACAAGTACTTTAATGCATACTATTCCGGAATGCATATGTCAAGGGAGGATTTTCTGAAGAAAGGTCTGCATTTCGAGGATCCCCCGGACACCTTTAACATGGCAGCGTTCTGTATGCGTATGGCTGCACATGCAAACGGAGTAAGTGAAAAGCATGGGGAAGTTGCAAGACGGATGTGGCATTTCCTCTGGCCTGAACACAAACTAGATGAAGTCCCTATAGGTTCGGTAACGAACGGGGTGCACATTCCCACATGGATAAACCCACGCCTGGTTACGCTCATAAATCGGTACATCTCCCCCATCTGCCCGGACTGGTTTGAACATCATGATAAGGAGTATGTATGGGCTCTCATTGACCGGGTACCTGATGCAAAACTCTGGGAACTCCATTATGCGCTGAAGATAAAACTCATCAACCGGATATTACAATTTAAAAGGCGCGATTGGATGAAATACCAGGCAGACTGTGCAAATGTGGTGGCAGGTGGTGCTCTGATAGATCCCAATACCCTGACCATCGGATTTGCACGCCGCTTCTCGACATATAAACGGGCTGACCTTATCTTCCAGGATCTTGACCGGCTGAAAAAGATCCTGAATAATCCCTGGAAACCGGTACAGATAATTTTTGCCGGAAAAGCACATCCGGCTGATGATGAAGGAAAACGGATTTTACAGCGGATCTATCAGTATGCACAACAACCAGAATTTGGCGGAAGAATTGCATTTGTTGAAGACTATGGCGAGCAGGTAGCAAAGTACCTGGTGCAGGGAGTTGATGTCTGGATGAATAACCCGGTTCCCCCATTAGAAGCCAGTGGTACAAGCGGAATGAAAGCTGCTGTCAATGGTGTTCTCAACTTCTCAATTGCTGACGGATGGTGGATAGAGGGATATAATGGCAAGAACGGATGGATATTCGGAAAGAGCCATACCAATAATGATCGGAACTGGGAGGATGCGTCTGAAATGTACTCCCTCCTTGAAAATGAGATAGTCCCACTCTATTACGATACTGATCTTGATGGAATACCCCATAAGTGGGTTGCGATGATGAAGGAGTCAATCAAGAGTAATGCACCCCGGTTTTCATCCCGCCGGATGGTAAAAGAATACATGCATAAATATTACATATCCATTCTTTCCTGTGCGGAATGTAATGCATTTGTTGATGATAGTACCCCTGAAGGGATATCACAATAA
- the ltrA gene encoding group II intron reverse transcriptase/maturase gives MNGISSITHKSEDISDRKLAKQWKKFPFAKARDYVKRLQTRIAKAVKNGQYRLARRLQYLLTHSFYAKMLAVQRVTKNRGKRSAGVDGEKWTTPEQKMKAALTLSDKGYRAKPLRRIYIPKPQSSKMRPLSIPTMYDRAMQALYAMALMPWAETTADKTSFGFRMKRNAQDAASYTFQCLSRKTSGQWILEGDIRGCFDNFAHQWMLDNIPLDQRILNQFLKAGYIYDGILYRNKSGTPQGGLISPLLANMALDGMERMLKEHFPGNKVHLIRFADDFLVTADSQETALQCKELITEFLHERGLELSEEKTKIVHINEGFDFLGWNFRKFKGKFLIQPSKKAIAAIIDKVRVIIKSAKAWKQEDLIKALNPVIKGWAMYHRTVSASMTFGKLDWVVRNMLWRWAKRRHNNKGKRWIARKYWHPTLTKKQVFRTSTLTLENFSNTKIQYRKFIKLDANPFIDTEYFEHRKGVFLSKQRSIRMFLHYAHKSG, from the coding sequence ATGAACGGGATAAGTTCAATTACGCATAAAAGCGAGGACATCTCGGACAGAAAACTTGCAAAACAATGGAAGAAATTTCCATTTGCTAAAGCAAGAGATTATGTAAAGCGACTTCAGACACGTATCGCAAAAGCAGTGAAGAACGGCCAATATCGACTTGCAAGACGACTCCAGTATCTGCTTACACATTCGTTTTATGCAAAAATGTTGGCAGTACAACGAGTAACCAAAAACAGAGGTAAAAGAAGTGCAGGAGTAGATGGGGAAAAATGGACCACCCCTGAACAGAAAATGAAAGCAGCATTAACGCTTTCGGACAAGGGCTATCGGGCAAAACCTCTCCGGAGAATCTACATCCCTAAACCGCAATCGAGTAAAATGCGACCTCTTTCGATTCCAACCATGTATGACCGTGCTATGCAAGCTTTGTATGCAATGGCTCTTATGCCTTGGGCTGAGACCACAGCAGACAAGACATCATTCGGATTCCGAATGAAGCGAAATGCACAGGATGCTGCTTCATACACTTTTCAGTGCTTAAGCAGAAAGACTTCAGGTCAATGGATATTAGAAGGTGATATCCGCGGGTGCTTCGATAATTTCGCACACCAATGGATGCTTGATAACATCCCTCTTGACCAAAGAATCCTTAACCAATTCCTGAAAGCCGGTTATATTTATGATGGAATACTCTACCGTAACAAGTCAGGTACGCCCCAAGGCGGCTTAATTTCCCCCTTATTGGCTAACATGGCTCTTGACGGCATGGAAAGAATGTTGAAAGAACACTTTCCCGGAAATAAGGTTCATCTCATACGGTTTGCAGATGATTTTCTCGTAACGGCAGACTCACAGGAAACGGCACTCCAGTGCAAGGAACTCATCACTGAATTTCTTCATGAACGAGGGCTTGAACTCTCTGAGGAAAAGACCAAAATCGTTCATATCAACGAGGGGTTCGATTTCCTGGGCTGGAATTTCAGAAAATTCAAAGGCAAATTCCTGATACAACCTTCGAAGAAAGCTATTGCCGCAATCATTGATAAAGTAAGGGTAATCATTAAGTCGGCGAAGGCCTGGAAACAGGAAGACCTTATCAAAGCCCTAAATCCCGTAATTAAGGGATGGGCAATGTATCACCGGACGGTTTCTGCAAGTATGACCTTTGGGAAACTTGACTGGGTTGTCCGAAATATGTTGTGGAGATGGGCAAAGCGCCGTCATAATAATAAAGGGAAGAGATGGATTGCCAGAAAATACTGGCACCCAACACTTACCAAAAAACAGGTCTTTAGAACCTCTACTCTTACTCTCGAAAACTTCTCCAACACCAAAATTCAATACCGGAAATTCATAAAACTGGATGCAAATCCGTTTATTGATACCGAGTATTTTGAACACAGAAAAGGAGTTTTCCTCTCAAAGCAAAGATCGATACGGATGTTCCTTCATTACGCCCATAAAAGCGGGTAG
- a CDS encoding class 1 fructose-bisphosphatase yields the protein MVFLRKYLESCGCEPDLIALIRLISRQMDPIRKAFLDNQMYEHTLNASGELQAQMDTWADEHLIKVVGESGLVRELASEEQADIIRFENSRCEYCMVMDPLDGSSLISTNLAVGTIVGIYENGGVLQPGSKLRAAFYTLFGPLTVLVVSVGKGVQSFAWDPESEHYLLLKDHFSVPEGKQYGTGGVRNEWLLPHLKVIEYFDQNGFKIRYSGSFVADCHQLLVYGGIYTYPGSEKSPNGKFRLLFEANPLGFIITQAGGRITDGRRNILNIVPEKHHQKTPVYIGSKGIIEKIEEIYKNL from the coding sequence ATGGTGTTCCTTCGGAAATATCTGGAATCATGCGGCTGTGAACCTGACCTCATAGCACTTATACGATTAATCTCTCGTCAGATGGACCCTATCAGAAAAGCATTTCTTGATAATCAGATGTATGAACATACCCTAAATGCCTCTGGAGAACTGCAGGCCCAGATGGATACATGGGCAGATGAGCACCTGATTAAGGTGGTAGGAGAGTCCGGCCTGGTGCGGGAACTTGCATCAGAGGAACAGGCTGATATCATCCGGTTTGAAAACTCACGGTGTGAGTACTGTATGGTCATGGACCCGCTTGATGGTTCCTCGCTCATCTCGACAAATCTTGCAGTTGGCACTATCGTTGGTATTTATGAGAACGGAGGAGTGCTACAACCGGGCTCGAAACTCCGAGCTGCTTTTTACACCCTCTTTGGACCACTTACAGTCCTTGTAGTCTCCGTAGGAAAAGGGGTTCAGAGCTTTGCATGGGATCCGGAGAGTGAGCATTATCTCCTGCTTAAGGACCACTTCTCAGTCCCTGAAGGGAAGCAATATGGAACCGGCGGTGTGAGAAATGAATGGCTTTTACCTCATCTAAAAGTCATCGAGTATTTTGATCAGAATGGCTTTAAAATCCGATATTCCGGCTCATTCGTAGCGGATTGTCATCAGTTACTGGTCTATGGCGGGATTTACACATATCCGGGATCTGAGAAGAGCCCGAATGGAAAATTCCGGCTTTTATTTGAAGCAAACCCCCTGGGATTTATCATTACCCAGGCAGGCGGACGTATAACAGATGGAAGAAGGAATATTCTGAATATCGTTCCTGAAAAACATCATCAGAAGACTCCGGTTTACATTGGAAGCAAAGGTATTATAGAAAAGATTGAGGAGATCTACAAAAACTTATAA
- a CDS encoding hybrid sensor histidine kinase/response regulator, whose translation MIRILLLDDEPAVLDITSAFLNRQEGFRVRTIDSVKGALMLLSEYPFDVIVADYELPDQDGISFLKQVRSSQSSIPFIFFTGRGSEDIAIDALNEGADFYLKKGDGSVQVLTKLARYIQKAVEKRRKQDEIILNEHRYRELAEQQMEYAQYIQALLDAIPAPVFFRDTNGVYRDCNKAFEDLIGHRKYSIIGRSVHDFYPKDLADHYRHMDELIIKNPYIQQYEYVITDSQGEIHDVLFSKSALLSHEGSVTGIIGVILDVSERKKLERIIIENEEKYRTLADFTYDWESWISPTGTYIYTSPSCERITGYRAEEFLHNPGLVLEITHPDDRQMVERHYSNAPLRHDGIHHMDYRIITKDGQERWISHFCQSVFRDDGTWLGRRESKRDITFRKEVTAAYEKANMKLHLLSSITRHDILNQLTVLSGYTDLLSDYADNPDIHAILNRMNRTIDTINNQISFTRLYQEIGVNAPQWHHVPTLVRQAGKGSHIPCIEISENLSDIHILADPLMEKVFYCLLDNSERHGKRVSRAHFYCYHTDGDMTLVYEDDGYGIAAGIKEKIFERGFGSNTGYGLFLAREIINISGYSIFETGESGEGARFQISIPKGLWRHEPPKHMI comes from the coding sequence GTGATCCGTATCCTGCTCCTTGACGATGAGCCGGCAGTTCTCGATATTACATCTGCATTCCTCAATCGGCAGGAAGGGTTCCGGGTCAGAACAATAGATAGTGTTAAAGGAGCTCTCATGCTCCTATCCGAGTATCCCTTCGATGTGATCGTGGCAGATTATGAATTGCCGGATCAGGACGGGATTTCTTTTTTAAAACAGGTGCGAAGTTCTCAAAGTTCTATCCCCTTTATCTTCTTCACCGGTCGCGGATCCGAAGACATTGCAATAGATGCATTGAATGAAGGTGCCGACTTTTATCTTAAGAAAGGTGATGGCAGCGTACAGGTACTGACTAAACTTGCAAGGTATATACAAAAAGCTGTCGAAAAAAGAAGAAAGCAGGATGAGATCATCCTGAATGAACACAGGTACAGGGAGCTTGCCGAGCAACAGATGGAATATGCCCAATACATTCAGGCACTCCTTGATGCAATACCGGCTCCTGTTTTCTTCCGGGACACAAACGGAGTGTATCGTGACTGTAACAAGGCGTTTGAAGACCTCATTGGTCATCGGAAATATTCGATAATCGGAAGGTCGGTGCATGACTTTTATCCAAAAGATCTTGCTGACCACTACCGGCATATGGATGAACTCATAATCAAGAACCCTTACATCCAGCAGTATGAGTATGTCATTACGGATTCACAAGGGGAAATTCATGATGTCCTATTTTCAAAATCTGCCCTTTTGTCTCATGAGGGATCGGTGACAGGTATTATCGGCGTTATCCTTGATGTCAGTGAAAGAAAAAAACTTGAACGGATCATCATTGAGAATGAAGAGAAGTATCGCACCCTTGCTGACTTCACCTATGACTGGGAATCCTGGATTAGCCCGACAGGAACCTATATTTACACGTCTCCCTCCTGTGAACGTATTACCGGATACCGTGCTGAGGAATTTTTACATAACCCGGGCCTTGTTCTGGAAATTACGCATCCTGATGACCGGCAGATGGTAGAGAGACATTACTCAAATGCACCACTCCGCCATGATGGCATTCATCACATGGACTACAGGATAATCACGAAAGACGGACAGGAGCGATGGATCAGTCATTTCTGCCAGTCAGTGTTTCGTGACGACGGTACATGGCTGGGACGGCGAGAGAGCAAACGTGATATCACGTTTAGAAAAGAAGTCACCGCAGCATATGAAAAGGCGAACATGAAACTTCACCTGCTCTCAAGTATAACACGGCATGATATCCTGAATCAACTGACGGTTTTAAGCGGATATACAGATCTCTTATCCGATTATGCTGACAATCCGGATATCCACGCTATACTGAACCGGATGAACAGGACCATTGATACTATTAACAACCAGATCTCGTTCACCAGACTCTATCAAGAGATTGGAGTGAACGCACCACAATGGCATCATGTTCCGACTCTGGTCAGGCAGGCGGGGAAAGGATCTCATATTCCCTGTATTGAGATAAGTGAGAATCTTTCAGATATTCATATCCTGGCCGATCCCCTCATGGAAAAAGTGTTCTATTGCCTGCTTGATAATTCAGAGCGACATGGGAAACGGGTATCCAGGGCACATTTTTACTGTTACCATACGGATGGTGACATGACTCTTGTGTATGAGGATGACGGATATGGAATCGCTGCTGGAATTAAGGAAAAGATCTTTGAACGGGGATTTGGAAGCAATACCGGGTACGGACTCTTTCTTGCCAGAGAGATCATAAACATTTCCGGGTATTCTATTTTTGAAACAGGAGAGTCCGGAGAGGGTGCCAGGTTTCAGATATCTATCCCGAAAGGATTATGGAGACATGAACCCCCAAAACATATGATTTAA
- the xerA gene encoding site-specific tyrosine recombinase/integron integrase: MEKGYFSEWIPRFIQYLKMRNYSQKTLSSYDLTIRRFGQFIWLTRSFRGDLSKKWEHKELLRLETGVDVSASDISRYLEFLSLDRQYHATTYNRILSSLSSFYRFLLMQEVVETNPVPRIDRPKVKEKELKYLKHSQVMRLLQSIPDERDRLMIRIIYATGVRVSELCTMNVEDVDFDDQMIRVLGKGGKVRMVFVDEVTLNEIAGLIGNRLSGPLFPGQGGNHISVRTVQLIFKKYAPPGITPHKIRHSYASELYRRSRNLRVVQENLGHASIKTTEVYLHTDVDERRQVYREFFPLVTSTRRSVSETGTRQYQGEEP; this comes from the coding sequence GTGGAAAAAGGATATTTTTCAGAATGGATTCCCAGATTTATCCAATATCTGAAAATGAGGAATTATTCGCAGAAAACTTTGAGCAGTTATGATCTCACCATCAGGCGGTTTGGTCAGTTCATCTGGTTGACCCGATCCTTCAGGGGTGACCTGTCCAAAAAGTGGGAGCACAAGGAACTGCTCAGGCTTGAGACCGGAGTTGATGTTAGTGCATCTGATATCTCCAGGTACTTAGAATTCCTCTCTCTTGATCGGCAGTACCATGCTACCACATACAACCGTATCCTCTCCTCACTCTCATCTTTTTACCGGTTTCTTCTCATGCAGGAGGTGGTTGAGACAAACCCGGTCCCTCGAATTGACCGTCCGAAGGTAAAAGAGAAAGAACTGAAGTATCTGAAACACAGCCAGGTTATGCGTCTTTTGCAGTCCATTCCTGATGAACGAGACCGGCTCATGATAAGGATTATTTATGCAACCGGAGTACGGGTCTCTGAACTTTGCACGATGAATGTTGAGGATGTGGACTTTGATGATCAGATGATCCGGGTGCTGGGAAAGGGAGGGAAAGTCCGGATGGTCTTTGTGGATGAAGTTACTCTGAATGAGATTGCAGGCCTTATCGGAAACCGACTGTCAGGTCCCCTCTTCCCCGGTCAGGGAGGCAATCATATATCCGTGAGAACCGTGCAGCTTATCTTTAAAAAATACGCACCACCAGGGATCACACCACACAAGATCCGGCATAGTTATGCCAGTGAGCTCTATCGGAGATCCAGAAATCTCCGGGTTGTGCAGGAGAACCTGGGACATGCATCTATTAAAACCACTGAAGTATATTTACATACCGATGTGGATGAACGCCGTCAGGTATATCGGGAGTTTTTCCCGCTTGTTACTTCAACCCGGAGATCGGTATCTGAAACCGGTACCCGGCAATACCAGGGAGAAGAACCATGA
- a CDS encoding helix-turn-helix transcriptional regulator — protein sequence MSGTDEDAFRIIASSPEGVLQSELWKILGVDSRKCSRIVKKLLDSNRVERVEYRQDGIKTFRLIARKGPADPYCLLAGDELIPCIACDEDCTIETCNDLLDWMYQLAISDAEESSSVSEKTE from the coding sequence ATGTCCGGAACAGACGAGGATGCATTTCGGATCATTGCCTCTTCACCTGAAGGTGTACTGCAGAGTGAACTCTGGAAGATCCTTGGGGTTGACAGCAGGAAATGTTCACGAATCGTAAAGAAACTTCTGGATTCAAACAGGGTTGAACGCGTTGAATACCGGCAGGATGGCATTAAGACATTCAGACTTATTGCCCGTAAGGGTCCTGCAGATCCATACTGTCTTCTTGCCGGTGATGAACTGATTCCCTGCATCGCATGTGATGAGGATTGTACCATCGAAACATGTAATGATCTACTTGACTGGATGTATCAGCTGGCAATCAGTGATGCAGAGGAGTCATCCTCTGTTTCAGAAAAAACTGAATAA
- a CDS encoding acylphosphatase, with amino-acid sequence MKRVSMIVSGQVQGVGFRYYVQDIAEDMRITGWVRNLPDGTVEIDAEGKTDVLETFIRTISNTRQGAIQVRNVHVQEKEVCGYSIFTIRRD; translated from the coding sequence ATGAAACGGGTATCTATGATCGTGTCAGGGCAGGTTCAGGGAGTCGGGTTCCGGTATTATGTTCAGGATATTGCAGAGGACATGAGGATTACCGGGTGGGTGAGAAACCTCCCGGACGGGACGGTAGAGATCGATGCTGAAGGGAAAACAGACGTTCTTGAGACATTTATCCGGACAATCTCCAACACCAGGCAGGGAGCTATACAGGTGAGGAATGTTCATGTTCAGGAGAAAGAGGTCTGTGGATATTCGATCTTTACTATCAGAAGAGATTGA
- a CDS encoding rubredoxin has translation MKCSICGHVYDPVIGDKDAPAGTDFQNLPQEWVCPVCLAAKRLFRPV, from the coding sequence ATGAAATGCAGTATCTGCGGCCATGTGTACGATCCGGTCATCGGAGATAAGGATGCTCCTGCCGGAACTGATTTTCAAAACCTGCCACAAGAATGGGTATGCCCTGTCTGTCTAGCGGCTAAAAGACTCTTTCGACCAGTCTGA